Within Bradymonas sediminis, the genomic segment CCGAGCTCGAGGGCGAACTCGCCGACCGCGAGGCGACCCTGGCCGAGCTAATTCTGGCCCGCGATGAGCTCGAAGATAAGCTCAAGAGTCAGGCCAGCTAAGCACCCGAAAAAAATAGGCGAGCCGAGGTGACTCGGCTCGCCTATTTTAATGACGCCGCTGCTGATTATTGTTCCGTTGCTCCGAGGTTAAACTCGGCGACCAGCGGGCGATGGTCGGAGGCGGCGTCTTCGCTTATGACCGCCGCGCGGGTAAGCGTCGCGTCGCTCATCATAATATGGTCGATGCGGATGGTCGGCGTGGGGTTAGGGAAGGTCGGCGCCGAGGTCAGGCGCATGGCGCTCGCCATGCCATCGGCCAGCGCCTGCATCCAGGCGACCTCCGGGGTTTCGTTGAGGTCGCCCAGCAGCAACACCGGCTCTCCGCTGGTGCGCACGGTGTCACGCAGACGAATCAACTCCGGCGCCTGCAAGGCGCGCTCCTCGGGCTTATGCGACAGGTGCGTCGCGATGACCTGAATCGGCCCATCGGGGCTCAGAATCCGCGCGACTATCGCCGCGCGCGGCTCATCGATGCTCTGGCTAAAGTCGACGACCTCGTGGGAGTCCAGCGGCCAGCGCGACAAAATCGCGTGCCCGTAGCGGAAGTCAGGCTCCTCGAAGATGGTCGCGACATAATAGTAATATTCGTAGCCGGCCAGCCGCGCGATTTCGGCGGTGGTGTCGCCATTGGGGCCCATGCGCCAGCCGTTTCCGACTTCCTGCAGGGCGACGATATCGGGAGCTTCGGCTGCGATGACCTCGGCGATCGCCTCGATGCCTTCTTGGATACCCAGGCGGATATTATAGCTCATGATCTTCATAGAGACTCCTTGCGCGTTGAGGTCGACCCGGGGGACCGGGTCGTTTCGGCAGAACCAGCGCCATCCTCGGGGCGAAATTTAAACACCATTCAATGCTCGAAAATGCTGGAGGTTATGGCGAATAGGATTTCGGGGACGCTCGCCTGGCGCTGTCGAGGGGAAACCGGATGGTGAATATGCTGCCGCGACCCACCTCGCTTTGAAGCGCGATGCTGCCGCGATGCTCCTCGATAATCTGCTGGGTCATCGCCAGGCCCAGGCCGGTGCCCTGAATCTTGGTGGTGAAAAACGGCTCGAAGATATGCGCTCTATCTTCGTCTGAGATGCCTGCGCCGTGGTCGCGAATCTCGATCATTGCGTGGGCGTCGGTGCTCGACAAGCGCATCTCTACCGTTGAATCGGGCTCGCTGGCCTCGACCGCGTTGCGCAATAGATTGAGCAGCGCCTGGCGCAATTGGTTGGCGTCCAGGCGCACCTCAATGGTGTCTTCGGCATGCTCCAGCACGACCTGGACGCCCGATTGGCCCCACTCGAATTGGTGAAAGTCGACCAGGCTCTCGGCGATGTCGACCAGGTCGTTGGGCTCGAGATTTGGGGACGGCAGGCGGGCGTAGACCAGGTATTCTTCGGTGATCTCGCGCAGGCGGTCGACCTCGGCGACGATGGTCTCTAGAAGCGGCATCACCTCGGCGTCGTCGGCCGGGATGCCGCGCTCATAGAGGGACTCCTGGAGCATCTCGGAGTTTAGGTTGATGCTCGATAAGGGGTTGCGAAGCTCGTGGGTAATCAGGCTCGTCATGCGCCCGACGGTGGCCATGCGCTCGGACTTAAGCAGGCGCTCGTGCTGCTCGCGCAGGCGGGCGTCGCGCTCAGCCAGACTCTCGGCCATCGCGTTGAACTCGCGGGTGAGCAGGGTGATCTCATCGCTGCCGCGCCGCTTCTCTAAAATCCCCTCAATCGGGCGATAGTCGCCCTCACCGATACGCCGCGCGGCCGCCGTGAGCGTGCTCAGCGGGCGTACCGTCAGCAGCACCGCGACCAGCAGGGCGACCGCGACCAGCAACGCCACCAGGCTCAGCGCGCCCAGGGCGTAGAGGCTTGAGCGCTGCCGGTCGTTGGCGCGCGCCAGCGCCTGGTCGGTGCGAGTGCGAAGCTCCCCGCGAAGCGCCGTAATCTCACGGTCGAGCTCGCGGGCTTGCTCGCCGAGGTCCGCCTGTATCTCGCGAATATTCTGAGCGTAGGCGTCGGGGTCGGGGCGCGGCTTATCGTCGAGCACCAGTCGGGTGAATCGAGAGGATTGCTGGGCGAAGTCGAGCGCGCGCCCGTGGAGGTCGGCAAGGCGCGTCTCAAGGGTCGACGGGTCGGGCGCGCCGTCGGCCGGGGCCTGGTCATCGGCGATCATCTCCTCGAGGTTTGCCTGCCCGGCGAGTTCGCGCGCGCGCTCCAAGGTCTGGGTGAATCGGTCCGGCAGGAAGTAGACGAGCTGGGTCATCTGCAGGGTACGTCGCAACACCAGGGGGTCGCGCTCATTGAGCACGACGTTGAAGCTTTTGAGGTCGGTTTGGACGTCGCTCAGGAGCAGTGAGACGGGAACGGCGGTCTCATTGAGGCGTTGGATGCGCGCGTAGAGGGTCTGCGTGCGGTAGGTGCTAAACATCAAAACGCTCGTGAATAAAACAACGAGCGCGGTGAAGACGAGGAAGATTTTGGTGGCGATGCTCAGCCGCATAGTCAGTCTCGCGCGG encodes:
- a CDS encoding endonuclease/exonuclease/phosphatase family protein translates to MKIMSYNIRLGIQEGIEAIAEVIAAEAPDIVALQEVGNGWRMGPNGDTTAEIARLAGYEYYYYVATIFEEPDFRYGHAILSRWPLDSHEVVDFSQSIDEPRAAIVARILSPDGPIQVIATHLSHKPEERALQAPELIRLRDTVRTSGEPVLLLGDLNETPEVAWMQALADGMASAMRLTSAPTFPNPTPTIRIDHIMMSDATLTRAAVISEDAASDHRPLVAEFNLGATEQ
- a CDS encoding sensor histidine kinase — translated: MRLSIATKIFLVFTALVVLFTSVLMFSTYRTQTLYARIQRLNETAVPVSLLLSDVQTDLKSFNVVLNERDPLVLRRTLQMTQLVYFLPDRFTQTLERARELAGQANLEEMIADDQAPADGAPDPSTLETRLADLHGRALDFAQQSSRFTRLVLDDKPRPDPDAYAQNIREIQADLGEQARELDREITALRGELRTRTDQALARANDRQRSSLYALGALSLVALLVAVALLVAVLLTVRPLSTLTAAARRIGEGDYRPIEGILEKRRGSDEITLLTREFNAMAESLAERDARLREQHERLLKSERMATVGRMTSLITHELRNPLSSINLNSEMLQESLYERGIPADDAEVMPLLETIVAEVDRLREITEEYLVYARLPSPNLEPNDLVDIAESLVDFHQFEWGQSGVQVVLEHAEDTIEVRLDANQLRQALLNLLRNAVEASEPDSTVEMRLSSTDAHAMIEIRDHGAGISDEDRAHIFEPFFTTKIQGTGLGLAMTQQIIEEHRGSIALQSEVGRGSIFTIRFPLDSARRASPKSYSP